CTTGCAGATTGTGCGTCCACCTAATTATGAAGCTCCCGATTCTTTTGGCTCTTCCCTTGGATCAGGTGATGGTAGTAAAAGCAATGAAACAACTGAGCAAAAACCATCAATGGTCGGTAACTTTTATTTAGTTGACCTGGGTAGTCGCAATGGCTCTTTCTTAAGAGGGCAAAGGGTGACCTTCCCAATCTTGCTAAAAAATGGCGATCGCTTGACGATTGGCAAAACGGACATGGACTTTTTCTCGCCGTATAAGCCAGAAACCAAGAAAGGCAATGTACCGGAAGGAATGCACCTGTTCCAGCAGCCAACCGCACCAGTATCCCGATCGACCCTGACTCCTTCGGAAGAACGAGTATTTTGGCAAGTGGTGCAGGGCTTTACTAATAAGGAAATTGGCAAACGGTTGCAAATCAGTCCACGGACTGTGCAAACCCACCTGAGCAGTATTATGACCAAGTTGAACTTGGAAAATCGCTCTCAGATTGTTCGATTTGCCTTTGAGCATAGCCATCGCCCACCCAACTCTAGCGATACCTATTAAAATCACGGGGGCATTGCTTAAACTTTTTTACTTTAGTTTAGATAATTAATTAGATACTTAAGGCTTA
The sequence above is a segment of the Pseudanabaena sp. PCC 7367 genome. Coding sequences within it:
- a CDS encoding LuxR C-terminal-related transcriptional regulator is translated as MQTQNLSNNPGSLSHDFPHLIIHAEDGDQLFPLSNADFWTIGRGFNNSIVLNDKWSSRNHATLQIVRPPNYEAPDSFGSSLGSGDGSKSNETTEQKPSMVGNFYLVDLGSRNGSFLRGQRVTFPILLKNGDRLTIGKTDMDFFSPYKPETKKGNVPEGMHLFQQPTAPVSRSTLTPSEERVFWQVVQGFTNKEIGKRLQISPRTVQTHLSSIMTKLNLENRSQIVRFAFEHSHRPPNSSDTY